From a single Streptomyces liliifuscus genomic region:
- a CDS encoding glutamate synthase subunit beta, translating to MADPKGFLNASREEWPRRPVGERVHDWDEVYVPGALLPIIRTQADRCMDCGVPFCHDACPLGNLIPEWNDLVSRDDWRAASDRLHATNNFPEFTGRLCPAPCEAGCVLAINQPAVTIKNVEVAIADRAWEDGFAPPRPPDRLSDRTVAVIGSGPTGLAAAQQLTRAGHTVAVYERDDRIGGLMRYGIPEFKMEKRHLERRVAQMRAEGTKFRTSTAVGRDVGAAELRARYDAVVLAVGATAWRELPVPGRELSGIHQAMEYLPLANRVCEGDLETSPLSAAGKHVVIVGGGDTGADCLGTAVREGARSVTQLDIYTQPGEERDEDADPWPVYPRIYRLSAAHEEARDLETAPAADADARLFAASTLRFTGDAAGRVRSLHLVEVDAERRPRPGTGRVLPADLVLLALGFSGPDRSDGLVDQLGLGLDPRGTITRDADFATNVPGVYAAGDAARGQSLIVWAIAEGRAVAAAVDRHLTGTSRLPAPIGPYDRPMTA from the coding sequence ATGGCCGATCCCAAGGGTTTCCTCAATGCCTCCCGCGAGGAGTGGCCGCGGCGCCCCGTCGGGGAGCGGGTCCATGACTGGGACGAGGTGTACGTTCCGGGGGCGCTGCTCCCGATCATCCGCACGCAGGCCGACCGGTGCATGGACTGCGGTGTCCCGTTCTGCCACGACGCCTGTCCGCTGGGCAATCTGATCCCCGAATGGAACGACCTGGTCTCGCGCGACGACTGGCGGGCGGCGAGCGACCGGCTGCACGCGACGAACAACTTTCCCGAGTTCACCGGCCGGTTGTGCCCCGCGCCGTGCGAGGCGGGCTGTGTCCTGGCGATCAACCAGCCGGCGGTCACCATCAAGAACGTCGAGGTCGCCATCGCCGACCGGGCCTGGGAGGACGGGTTCGCGCCGCCACGGCCGCCGGACCGGTTGTCCGACAGGACGGTCGCGGTGATCGGCTCGGGGCCCACCGGGCTCGCCGCGGCGCAGCAGCTGACCCGGGCCGGGCACACGGTCGCCGTGTACGAGCGGGACGACCGGATCGGCGGCCTGATGCGGTACGGGATCCCCGAGTTCAAGATGGAGAAGCGGCACCTGGAGCGGCGGGTCGCGCAGATGCGGGCGGAGGGGACGAAGTTCCGTACGTCGACCGCCGTCGGCCGGGACGTCGGGGCGGCCGAGTTGCGGGCCAGGTACGACGCGGTCGTGCTCGCCGTGGGTGCCACGGCCTGGCGTGAACTGCCGGTTCCCGGGCGGGAGTTGAGCGGCATCCATCAGGCGATGGAGTATCTGCCGCTGGCCAACCGGGTGTGCGAGGGGGATCTGGAGACGTCACCGCTGTCGGCGGCGGGCAAGCATGTCGTGATCGTGGGTGGTGGTGACACGGGCGCCGACTGTCTGGGTACGGCGGTGCGCGAGGGCGCGAGATCCGTGACGCAGCTGGACATCTACACACAGCCGGGCGAGGAGCGCGACGAGGACGCCGACCCTTGGCCGGTGTACCCGAGGATCTACCGGCTGTCCGCGGCGCACGAGGAGGCCAGGGACCTGGAGACGGCGCCCGCGGCGGACGCGGACGCGCGGCTCTTCGCGGCGTCGACGCTCCGTTTCACCGGTGACGCGGCCGGGCGGGTGCGCTCGCTGCATCTGGTCGAGGTCGACGCGGAGCGCCGCCCGCGCCCCGGGACCGGGCGAGTGCTCCCCGCCGACCTCGTGCTGCTCGCGCTCGGCTTCTCCGGCCCCGACCGCTCCGACGGCCTCGTCGACCAGCTCGGACTCGGGCTCGACCCCCGTGGCACGATCACCCGCGACGCGGACTTCGCGACGAACGTGCCCGGCGTGTACGCGGCGGGGGACGCCGCGCGCGGCCAGTCCCTGATCGTGTGGGCGATCGCCGAGGGGCGGGCGGTGGCGGCGGCGGTGGACCGCCATCTGACGGGCACCTCTCGGCTGCCGGCGCCGATCGGACCGTACGACCGCCCGATGACCGCGTAG
- a CDS encoding PPOX class F420-dependent oxidoreductase: MTISFDDSVRVLLDGKNFASVATLGPGGAPQNSVVWFKREGDTVLFSSTEGRQKIRNLRRDPRISVSVYDLANPYTSVEIRGTAEILPDEGKRLPYELSHKYLGVDPPSEKEDEVRVIVRVVPERIVGFSV; the protein is encoded by the coding sequence ATGACGATCTCCTTCGACGACTCGGTCCGCGTACTCCTCGACGGCAAGAACTTCGCCAGCGTCGCCACCCTCGGCCCGGGCGGGGCTCCCCAGAACTCGGTGGTCTGGTTCAAGCGCGAGGGCGACACCGTCCTCTTCTCGTCGACCGAAGGTCGGCAGAAGATCCGTAATCTCCGGCGCGACCCCCGGATCAGCGTCTCGGTCTACGACCTCGCCAACCCCTACACCTCGGTGGAGATCCGCGGCACCGCCGAGATCCTCCCCGACGAGGGCAAGCGCCTCCCGTACGAGCTCTCGCACAAGTACCTCGGGGTCGACCCTCCCTCGGAGAAGGAGGACGAGGTCCGCGTGATCGTCCGTGTCGTGCCCGAGCGGATCGTCGGCTTCTCGGTGTGA
- a CDS encoding nucleoside/nucleotide kinase family protein: MGRVRLEAITWDRLGDLLAERLLDLKPADGSPWPRVAFDGAPAARPGDLAELVAEALRPRGRSALVVGTEDFLRPASLRFEYGHQDVEAYYDGWFDTGALWREVFGPLEAGGDGRVLPDLWDPATDRATRSPYVQLPPGAVLLLHGPLLLHHWFPFDLTVHVRLSPAALRRRTPESEHWTLPAYERYESETGPGDTADVLVRADDPRHPAWNG, encoded by the coding sequence ATGGGCCGGGTGCGACTCGAAGCGATCACCTGGGACCGGCTCGGCGACCTCCTCGCCGAGCGTCTGCTCGACCTGAAGCCGGCGGACGGCAGCCCCTGGCCGCGTGTCGCCTTCGACGGGGCTCCGGCCGCCCGGCCCGGTGATCTCGCCGAACTCGTCGCCGAGGCCCTGCGCCCGCGCGGCCGGTCCGCGCTCGTCGTCGGCACGGAGGACTTCCTGCGGCCCGCCTCGCTCCGGTTCGAGTACGGCCACCAGGACGTCGAGGCGTACTACGACGGCTGGTTCGACACCGGTGCCCTGTGGCGCGAGGTCTTCGGCCCGCTGGAAGCCGGCGGCGACGGCCGTGTCCTGCCCGACCTCTGGGACCCGGCCACCGACCGGGCAACCCGTAGCCCGTACGTCCAACTCCCGCCCGGCGCCGTGCTGTTGCTGCACGGTCCACTACTGCTGCACCACTGGTTCCCGTTCGACCTCACCGTCCATGTACGCCTCTCACCGGCCGCGCTGCGCCGGCGCACCCCCGAGAGCGAGCACTGGACGCTTCCCGCGTACGAGCGCTACGAGAGCGAGACGGGGCCGGGCGACACGGCCGACGTCCTGGTGCGCGCGGACGACCCGCGCCACCCGGCGTGGAACGGATGA
- a CDS encoding anthrone oxygenase family protein codes for MIEGPFFVITMVGVLGTGLVAGVFIGFSTFVMKGLAALPPAQGVAAMQAINVTALMPAFMFLFIGSAVMCAVLAVVTFVLWPDEGTVEMLLGSALYLFGCFGVTIAANVPRNNKLATMEAGTPEAVAYWPTYVSEWTMWNHVRTVAAAAAAISYVLALT; via the coding sequence ATGATCGAGGGACCGTTCTTCGTCATCACCATGGTGGGGGTGCTCGGCACGGGGCTGGTGGCCGGCGTTTTCATCGGGTTCTCGACATTCGTCATGAAGGGCCTCGCCGCCCTGCCGCCGGCGCAGGGAGTCGCCGCGATGCAGGCGATCAACGTGACCGCGCTGATGCCGGCGTTCATGTTCCTGTTCATCGGGTCGGCCGTGATGTGTGCCGTGCTCGCGGTGGTCACGTTCGTGCTGTGGCCCGACGAGGGCACGGTGGAGATGCTGCTGGGCAGTGCGCTGTATCTGTTCGGCTGTTTCGGGGTCACGATCGCGGCCAACGTCCCGCGCAACAACAAGCTGGCCACGATGGAGGCCGGTACGCCGGAGGCCGTCGCGTACTGGCCCACGTATGTGAGCGAGTGGACGATGTGGAACCACGTCCGCACGGTCGCGGCGGCCGCCGCCGCGATCTCGTACGTACTGGCGCTGACCTGA
- the pdxR gene encoding MocR-like pyridoxine biosynthesis transcription factor PdxR, giving the protein MANSWVNSAERIGADLHLELSGPGGRRAALIRALREAVRSGRLAPGTRLPPYRSLAADLGVARNTVADAYAELVAEGWLTARQGSGTLVAERAEPLGVHARVPKKAPPRARGPRHDLRQGTPDASSFPRAAWLASYRRALRQAPNEAFGPGDPAGRIELRVALTEYLARARGVRTEPGRIVICSGFAHALRLLFPEVLRGPLAVESYGLAFHRELLTAAGVRTVPLPLDEDGARVDGLDRERAVLLTPAHQFPTGGPLHPARRAAVIDWARARGGVILEDDYDGEFRYDRKPVGAVQGLDPERVVHIGSVSKSLSPALRLGWMVLPERYVEGVLEAKGEREAWASVLDQLTLADFVVSGSYDRHVRRMRQRYRRRRDRLVDALAVHAPHVEVTGIAAGLHAVLRLPPGSEQSAVKAAVWQGLALDGLAEFRHPEASTAAPDGLVVGYATPSEHAYGAALEALCAALPPP; this is encoded by the coding sequence ATGGCGAATTCGTGGGTCAATTCGGCGGAGCGCATCGGCGCCGACCTGCATCTGGAACTGTCGGGTCCTGGTGGCCGCCGCGCCGCTCTGATCCGCGCCCTGCGCGAGGCGGTCCGCAGCGGGCGCCTCGCCCCGGGCACCCGTCTCCCTCCGTACCGCTCGCTCGCCGCCGATCTGGGTGTGGCCCGCAACACGGTCGCCGACGCGTACGCCGAGCTCGTGGCCGAGGGCTGGCTGACCGCGCGGCAGGGTTCGGGCACCCTGGTCGCCGAGCGGGCCGAACCGCTGGGCGTCCACGCGCGCGTACCCAAAAAGGCACCCCCACGCGCGCGTGGACCGCGCCACGACCTGCGGCAGGGCACGCCGGACGCGTCGTCGTTCCCGCGCGCCGCGTGGCTGGCCTCGTACCGGCGGGCTCTGCGGCAGGCGCCCAACGAGGCGTTCGGGCCCGGTGATCCCGCCGGCCGGATCGAACTGCGGGTGGCGCTGACGGAGTACCTGGCACGCGCGCGTGGCGTCCGTACGGAGCCGGGGCGGATCGTGATCTGCTCCGGCTTCGCGCACGCCCTGCGGCTGCTGTTCCCCGAGGTGCTGCGCGGTCCGCTGGCCGTCGAGTCGTACGGCCTCGCCTTCCACCGCGAGTTGCTGACGGCGGCGGGCGTACGGACCGTCCCCCTGCCGCTCGACGAGGACGGCGCCCGGGTCGACGGCCTGGACAGGGAGCGGGCCGTACTCCTCACGCCCGCCCACCAGTTCCCGACCGGTGGACCGCTGCATCCCGCGCGGCGAGCCGCCGTGATCGACTGGGCACGCGCGCGTGGAGGGGTGATTCTGGAGGACGACTACGACGGGGAGTTCCGTTACGACCGCAAGCCCGTGGGGGCCGTACAGGGCCTGGACCCGGAGCGGGTCGTCCACATCGGCTCGGTCAGCAAGAGCCTGTCGCCCGCGTTGCGGCTGGGCTGGATGGTCCTTCCGGAGCGGTACGTCGAGGGGGTCCTGGAGGCCAAGGGCGAGCGGGAGGCGTGGGCCAGCGTCCTGGACCAGCTGACGCTGGCGGACTTCGTCGTCTCGGGGTCGTACGACCGTCATGTGCGGCGGATGCGCCAGCGGTACCGGAGGCGGCGGGACCGGCTGGTCGACGCGCTCGCCGTGCACGCGCCGCACGTCGAGGTCACCGGGATCGCGGCCGGGCTCCACGCGGTGCTGCGGCTGCCGCCCGGGAGCGAGCAGTCCGCGGTGAAGGCCGCCGTGTGGCAGGGCCTCGCGCTGGACGGGCTCGCGGAGTTCCGGCACCCGGAGGCGTCCACGGCCGCGCCGGACGGTCTGGTCGTGGGGTACGCGACGCCTTCGGAGCATGCGTACGGGGCCGCGCTGGAGGCGTTGTGCGCGGCGCTGCCGCCACCGTGA
- a CDS encoding carboxymuconolactone decarboxylase family protein: MTTNTTPTMNVTHTAANARINFAKAAPKAFRALVGFDIAAREGLDPALVELIQIRASHLNHCAYCLHMHTNDARKAGESEDRLHMVAVWREAPHFFTEKERAALALTEAVTLVADGGVPADVYAEAAARFDDEELAQVLALIFAINTWNRVALSTAKMAGTDER; the protein is encoded by the coding sequence ATGACGACGAACACGACACCCACCATGAATGTGACGCACACGGCGGCGAACGCCCGGATCAACTTCGCGAAGGCCGCTCCGAAGGCGTTCCGCGCCCTCGTCGGCTTCGACATCGCGGCCCGTGAGGGCCTCGACCCGGCACTCGTCGAGCTGATCCAGATCCGCGCCTCGCACCTCAACCACTGCGCCTACTGCCTCCACATGCACACCAACGACGCACGCAAGGCGGGCGAGAGCGAGGACCGGCTGCACATGGTCGCCGTGTGGCGCGAGGCCCCGCACTTCTTCACCGAGAAGGAGCGCGCGGCCCTCGCCCTGACGGAGGCGGTGACCCTGGTCGCCGACGGCGGCGTCCCGGCCGACGTCTACGCCGAGGCCGCGGCCCGGTTCGACGACGAGGAACTGGCCCAGGTCCTGGCACTGATCTTCGCGATCAACACCTGGAACCGGGTCGCCCTGTCGACGGCGAAGATGGCGGGGACGGACGAACGCTGA
- a CDS encoding PEP/pyruvate-binding domain-containing protein, with protein sequence MSDPRAARIPFAGSKAAHLARAALAGLPVLPGFVVPYGDWAGEWAGQWADDGDLEALRRAWRELSADGTRPLVVRSSSPQEDTQESSLAGQFASVLDVQGWHEFRAAVRTVLDSAHRPDGTVAPMAVLVQPMLAARVGGVMFGADPVEGRTDRMLVSAVRGGPDSLVSGEQPGTNYWLSRWGRLLRTEPDDPEGLLGADGLRRLARLARRARGVFGGPQDIEFGFDASGRLWLFQSRPITAMAARPARGARLLGPGPVAETLPDQLEPLEEDLWVAPMARGLAAALDIGGTAPRRQLRSVPVVTSVGGRAAADLRLLGAAPPRSRWLALLNPAPGARRLAAAWRVGRLTSALPGLAVDLVADVDRRLAETPSADRLTRPDLLSTLRWTRTVLVSLHAQEALAGALLPEPRATAAGSALAALTESRALGVPDDRMVAAQPLVLALTAPGLGRELRLPADPGRPEGAPASHQGAAPTDTLPAVDTLPAPRLPSLPPREALRLRIRWVQELQVRLVREAARRLVVRGGLGEASKVGLLRWREFVEALEHGRLPGDFKERLPRAVSAPLPDAFRLAEGGTVVAEQPTGKGKFKNKGKGRSPGAGQGVSGGRAAGTAWDGTGPRPADPVLVVRTLDPALAPLLPGLAGLVAQTGSPLSHLAVLAREFGLPTVVGATDAVRRFPPGSRLTVDGTTGDVHVREREEEEQREDQQVQQAQQARRQVLGQEPRGDLR encoded by the coding sequence TTGAGCGATCCGCGGGCGGCACGCATCCCGTTCGCAGGCTCCAAGGCGGCTCATCTGGCGCGCGCCGCGCTGGCCGGGCTGCCGGTGCTGCCGGGGTTCGTCGTGCCGTACGGCGATTGGGCGGGCGAGTGGGCAGGCCAGTGGGCAGACGACGGCGACCTGGAAGCGCTGCGCCGCGCCTGGCGGGAGCTCTCCGCCGACGGCACACGCCCCCTGGTCGTACGGTCCTCCTCACCGCAGGAGGACACCCAGGAGTCGTCCCTGGCGGGCCAGTTCGCGTCCGTGCTGGACGTACAGGGCTGGCACGAGTTCCGGGCGGCCGTGCGGACCGTGCTCGACTCGGCGCACCGGCCCGACGGCACGGTGGCTCCGATGGCCGTGCTGGTGCAGCCGATGCTCGCGGCCCGAGTCGGCGGGGTCATGTTCGGCGCGGACCCCGTGGAGGGGCGGACGGACCGGATGCTGGTGAGTGCGGTGCGGGGCGGGCCCGACTCCCTGGTCAGCGGCGAACAGCCCGGCACGAACTACTGGTTGAGCCGCTGGGGACGGTTGCTGCGCACCGAGCCCGACGACCCAGAAGGGCTGCTCGGCGCCGACGGACTGCGTCGCCTGGCCCGGCTGGCGCGGCGGGCGCGCGGGGTCTTCGGCGGGCCACAGGACATCGAGTTCGGGTTCGACGCGTCGGGGCGGCTGTGGCTCTTCCAGAGCAGGCCGATCACGGCGATGGCGGCGCGGCCCGCGCGCGGTGCGCGGCTGCTCGGCCCCGGCCCGGTGGCGGAGACGCTGCCGGATCAACTGGAGCCGCTGGAAGAGGACTTGTGGGTGGCCCCGATGGCGCGGGGGCTGGCCGCCGCGCTGGACATCGGGGGCACCGCGCCCCGGCGGCAGCTGCGCTCGGTCCCGGTCGTCACGTCGGTCGGCGGGCGGGCCGCGGCGGATCTGCGGCTGCTGGGCGCCGCACCGCCCCGGAGCCGGTGGCTCGCGCTGCTCAACCCGGCGCCGGGTGCCCGCCGGCTGGCCGCCGCGTGGCGGGTGGGCCGGCTGACGTCGGCGCTGCCCGGTCTCGCGGTGGACCTCGTCGCGGACGTCGACCGCCGGCTCGCCGAGACACCGTCCGCGGACCGGCTCACCCGCCCCGACCTCCTCTCCACCCTCCGCTGGACCCGAACCGTGCTGGTCTCCCTGCACGCCCAGGAGGCTCTCGCGGGCGCTCTCCTCCCCGAGCCCCGCGCCACGGCCGCGGGCTCGGCCCTCGCCGCCCTCACCGAGTCCCGCGCTCTCGGCGTACCGGACGATCGAATGGTGGCGGCGCAGCCGCTGGTACTGGCGCTGACGGCCCCCGGTCTGGGCAGGGAGTTGAGGCTCCCGGCGGATCCCGGACGCCCGGAGGGTGCACCGGCGTCACACCAGGGCGCCGCTCCCACGGACACCCTCCCCGCCGTGGACACGCTCCCGGCCCCGCGCCTCCCCTCGCTTCCTCCCCGTGAGGCCCTGCGCCTCCGGATCCGCTGGGTGCAGGAACTCCAGGTGCGGCTCGTCCGGGAGGCGGCGCGGCGGCTGGTCGTACGGGGCGGTCTGGGCGAGGCGTCGAAGGTCGGGCTGCTGCGGTGGCGGGAGTTCGTCGAGGCACTCGAACACGGCCGTCTCCCCGGCGACTTCAAGGAACGTCTGCCACGAGCCGTGTCGGCTCCCCTGCCCGACGCGTTCCGGCTCGCGGAGGGCGGCACGGTCGTCGCCGAACAGCCCACGGGCAAGGGCAAATTCAAGAACAAGGGCAAGGGCAGGAGTCCGGGCGCGGGCCAAGGCGTGTCCGGCGGACGGGCCGCCGGAACCGCCTGGGACGGTACCGGACCCCGGCCCGCCGACCCCGTACTCGTCGTCCGCACGCTCGACCCCGCGCTCGCCCCGCTCCTCCCCGGTCTCGCGGGGCTCGTCGCGCAGACGGGCAGCCCGCTGTCCCATCTCGCGGTGCTGGCCCGGGAGTTCGGCCTGCCGACGGTCGTCGGCGCCACGGACGCCGTACGCCGCTTCCCGCCCGGGTCCCGTCTCACGGTCGACGGCACCACCGGCGACGTACATGTGCGGGAGCGGGAAGAAGAGGAACAACGGGAGGACCAACAGGTACAACAGGCACAACAGGCACGACGACAGGTCCTCGGTCAGGAGCCCCGGGGAGACCTCCGATGA
- a CDS encoding helix-turn-helix domain-containing protein, with product MSEPRSAPTVGQVVLGRRLLDLRERAGLKREEAARILRVTSATVRRMEMAEVALKIPYLQLLLKSYGVSDEEAEAFVALAEEANLPGWWQRFHDILPGWFSMYVSLEGAAVLIRSYEPHFVPGVLQTEEYARGVMESGAIGQTRPEDIERHVALRMQRQELLTREGAPRFWAVMDETAVRRPVGGPEVMRAQIDRLLEATKLPNVTLQIAPFSSGPHAGTYGPFVLFRFAMPELPDMVYSEYLTGAVYLDGRTEVATHLEVMDRMAAQAATAHRTKEILLDLRKEL from the coding sequence GTGAGCGAGCCGCGGTCCGCGCCGACGGTCGGGCAGGTCGTCCTCGGACGGCGCCTGCTTGACCTGCGGGAACGCGCGGGGCTCAAGCGCGAGGAGGCAGCACGCATCCTGCGTGTCACCTCCGCCACCGTCCGCCGTATGGAGATGGCCGAGGTAGCGCTCAAAATCCCGTACCTCCAGCTCCTGCTGAAGTCGTACGGCGTCTCCGACGAAGAGGCCGAGGCCTTTGTCGCCCTGGCGGAGGAGGCGAACCTGCCGGGCTGGTGGCAGCGCTTCCATGACATCCTGCCGGGCTGGTTCTCGATGTACGTCAGCCTGGAGGGCGCGGCCGTCCTCATCCGCTCGTACGAACCCCACTTCGTTCCCGGAGTGCTGCAGACCGAGGAGTACGCGCGTGGCGTCATGGAATCCGGCGCCATCGGCCAGACCAGACCCGAGGACATCGAGCGCCATGTGGCGCTGCGCATGCAACGCCAGGAGCTGCTGACGCGCGAGGGCGCGCCCCGGTTCTGGGCCGTGATGGACGAGACCGCCGTGCGCCGCCCCGTCGGCGGCCCCGAGGTCATGCGCGCCCAGATCGACAGGCTGCTCGAGGCCACGAAGCTGCCCAACGTGACACTGCAGATCGCCCCCTTCTCCTCGGGGCCGCACGCGGGCACGTACGGGCCCTTCGTGCTGTTCCGCTTTGCCATGCCCGAACTTCCGGACATGGTCTACAGCGAGTACCTGACCGGCGCCGTCTACCTGGACGGACGTACCGAGGTGGCAACCCATCTCGAGGTCATGGACCGCATGGCGGCGCAAGCCGCCACGGCACATCGCACGAAGGAGATCCTGCTGGATCTCCGCAAGGAGCTGTGA
- a CDS encoding ATP-binding protein yields the protein MANVIPSAPLGTDAAEDRFRLGAAAGACPEAAAERRFRFELAAHPGSAAQARHLTRARLSGWSVCEDTCDTAELVVSELVTNAIVHTASRHVVCELHDGGDLVRIAVRDEGCAPGEPHPSPQRPEEEHGRGLLLVAAMCTAWGAQETGPGLLVWAELPRSANNGAEPRSDLGWSARSRPAPAGSSPTGEHAHGEHAHAEPSGSQAPPAGHDW from the coding sequence GTGGCAAACGTGATTCCGTCCGCGCCGTTAGGAACAGACGCAGCCGAGGACCGGTTCCGTCTCGGTGCCGCCGCTGGGGCATGCCCCGAGGCAGCAGCCGAGCGCCGGTTCCGCTTCGAGCTGGCCGCACATCCGGGCTCCGCAGCACAGGCCCGGCATCTGACGCGTGCCCGGCTCTCGGGCTGGTCGGTCTGTGAGGACACCTGCGACACGGCGGAGCTCGTCGTCTCCGAACTGGTCACCAACGCCATAGTGCACACGGCGAGCCGTCATGTGGTGTGCGAGCTGCACGACGGCGGCGACCTGGTGCGGATAGCAGTCCGTGACGAGGGGTGTGCGCCGGGTGAGCCCCACCCGTCGCCACAACGTCCCGAGGAGGAGCACGGGAGGGGATTGCTTCTCGTCGCGGCGATGTGCACAGCCTGGGGCGCCCAGGAAACCGGTCCCGGACTGCTGGTCTGGGCCGAACTGCCGCGGTCGGCGAACAACGGCGCCGAACCGCGGTCGGACCTGGGCTGGAGTGCGAGGAGCCGGCCGGCCCCAGCCGGCTCCTCGCCGACCGGGGAACACGCGCACGGGGAACACGCGCATGCGGAGCCGAGCGGCTCGCAGGCGCCCCCGGCCGGGCACGACTGGTAG
- a CDS encoding DUF2293 domain-containing protein — MTTTATPPPRTGLLVVQPVKRRHCAECRGGPLSLLVLEEGTPRCLDCADLGHLVFLPRGDTALTRRSREGSSLSAVVVRFHRRRGRYERQGVLVEEAALARAEERCLADAEARRRRRARDARRRAAEDVRFTEAFAKEIRRLFPGCPDDRACAIAGHASVRGSGRVGRSAAGRALSEGAVTSAVRAAVRHTETPYDQLLMSGVPRHEARRRIAPTVEATLAGWRAGGGGAKPGVRQSRGEAERR; from the coding sequence ATGACGACCACGGCAACTCCCCCGCCCCGTACCGGGCTTCTCGTCGTCCAGCCGGTCAAGCGGCGACACTGTGCCGAGTGCCGGGGCGGGCCGCTCTCGTTGCTCGTGCTGGAGGAGGGGACACCTCGGTGTCTCGACTGCGCCGACCTCGGGCATCTGGTGTTCCTGCCGCGAGGGGACACGGCGTTGACGCGGAGATCGCGGGAGGGCAGTTCGCTGTCGGCGGTGGTCGTACGGTTCCACCGGCGGCGGGGCCGGTACGAGCGGCAGGGTGTGCTCGTCGAGGAGGCGGCGCTCGCGCGGGCCGAGGAGCGGTGCCTGGCGGACGCGGAGGCGCGGCGCCGGCGCCGGGCACGGGACGCGCGGCGGCGGGCCGCGGAGGATGTGCGGTTCACGGAGGCGTTCGCCAAGGAGATCCGGCGGCTGTTTCCCGGTTGTCCGGACGATCGAGCGTGCGCGATCGCCGGACACGCCTCGGTGCGGGGCAGTGGGCGCGTGGGCCGCAGTGCTGCCGGGCGCGCCTTGTCCGAGGGCGCGGTGACATCGGCGGTGCGCGCCGCGGTCCGGCACACGGAGACCCCGTACGACCAGTTGTTGATGAGCGGCGTTCCGCGGCATGAGGCACGGCGCCGGATCGCTCCCACGGTCGAGGCGACGCTCGCGGGGTGGCGCGCAGGCGGGGGCGGGGCAAAGCCAGGAGTGAGGCAAAGCAGGGGTGAGGCAGAGCGGAGGTGA
- a CDS encoding DUF397 domain-containing protein — MDRIKTRIRNARIYNGMPARELGSEGWHKPWSGGNGGNCLEAMKLSDGRIAVRQSADPDGPALIYTPGEMTAFIQGAKAGEADFLLS; from the coding sequence ATGGATCGCATCAAGACCCGGATACGCAACGCGCGGATCTACAACGGCATGCCCGCCAGGGAGCTGGGCAGCGAAGGCTGGCACAAGCCGTGGAGCGGCGGCAACGGCGGCAACTGCCTGGAGGCGATGAAGCTCTCCGACGGCCGGATCGCGGTCCGTCAGTCGGCGGATCCGGACGGTCCCGCCCTCATCTACACCCCCGGCGAGATGACCGCGTTCATCCAGGGAGCCAAGGCGGGGGAGGCCGACTTCCTGCTCTCCTGA
- a CDS encoding fused DSP-PTPase phosphatase/NAD kinase-like protein, protein MAVVAPSPPRTTLPTGRPRRSLRRTVLRALAALGLGYLALWATGALGILALSYWTREQTPEPEGTHAVQGIHHFQPVDAEGALWRGAAPSPAGYRELARLGFTTVVDLRAEDLSASQLAGPARAGLDAVRLPIRDGQTPTPHQVRRFLSVVGAAPGPVFVHCGAGVGRTGTMAAAYLVQSGQESPSAAVRRNLAVGPPSIEQIYYALSLGQDRAEQPPFPIVAVSRLVDAPRRMWSWW, encoded by the coding sequence ATGGCTGTCGTCGCCCCGTCTCCTCCCCGCACCACCCTGCCCACCGGCCGTCCGCGCAGATCCCTGCGCAGAACGGTGCTGCGTGCCCTCGCCGCACTCGGTCTCGGCTATCTCGCCCTCTGGGCGACCGGTGCGCTGGGCATCCTCGCGCTGTCGTACTGGACCCGGGAACAGACCCCCGAGCCGGAGGGGACGCACGCGGTCCAGGGCATCCACCACTTCCAGCCCGTGGACGCCGAAGGGGCGCTGTGGCGGGGCGCCGCGCCCTCCCCCGCGGGCTACCGGGAGCTGGCCCGGCTCGGCTTCACCACGGTCGTCGACCTGCGGGCCGAGGACCTGAGCGCCTCCCAGCTGGCCGGGCCCGCCAGGGCCGGTCTCGATGCCGTACGGCTGCCGATCCGGGACGGACAGACCCCGACGCCGCACCAGGTACGACGCTTCCTGAGCGTCGTGGGCGCGGCCCCGGGGCCGGTGTTCGTGCACTGTGGGGCGGGTGTGGGCCGTACGGGGACGATGGCCGCGGCGTATCTCGTGCAGTCCGGGCAGGAGTCCCCGTCGGCGGCGGTCCGGCGCAACCTCGCGGTCGGACCGCCTTCGATCGAGCAGATCTATTACGCGCTGAGCCTCGGCCAGGACCGTGCCGAGCAGCCGCCCTTCCCGATCGTGGCGGTGAGCCGGCTGGTGGACGCGCCTAGGCGCATGTGGTCCTGGTGGTGA